The Natrinema pellirubrum DSM 15624 region TCGATCCCGGACTGGACATCGTCGACATGCCGTTCGACGACTACCTCTCGAAGCCCGTCGAGCGCGACGACCTCCGGGCGGCCATCGACCAGCAGTGTCAGGTCCTGGCGTACGAACTCCTCGGCGAGTACTTCCGTCTGGAGTCGACGCGAGCGGTCATCGACGCCGAACTCCCCGCCGACGAGATCGAACGCGACGATCGGCTCGCCGACCTCGAGGCGCGCCGGGCCGCTATCGAGGAGCGCGTTCTCGGTCTCCTTCCCGACGCCGAGGAGTTGCTGACCGAGTTCTCGGGTATCGACCGCGGCCGGTACTGACTCGAGTCACGTCCCGTCGGTCGTACTCGGTTCCACGTCGTCTCTAGCCGCATCCGAACCGCCTGCCTCCGTCGGCGAGTCGGCGTCGAAAAAGGCCTCGACGAGTTTCTGCTCTGCCCGCCGGAGGTGATACAGCATCGTCGATCCGGCGATGTCGAGCGTCTCCGCCACCTCCGCCGAACTGCTCCCACGCGGCGACGTGAAGTAGTCCGACAGGTGGGCAGTCCGAAGCACCGTTCGCTGTCT contains the following coding sequences:
- a CDS encoding response regulator transcription factor → MGNEMRVTAPRVLMVDDEKKVADAYALRLEDVADVTVAYDGEEALAVVDEQPVPDVVLLDRHMPGLSGDEVLERLRERDLETRVVMVTAIDPGLDIVDMPFDDYLSKPVERDDLRAAIDQQCQVLAYELLGEYFRLESTRAVIDAELPADEIERDDRLADLEARRAAIEERVLGLLPDAEELLTEFSGIDRGRY